Proteins encoded within one genomic window of Mauremys mutica isolate MM-2020 ecotype Southern chromosome 11, ASM2049712v1, whole genome shotgun sequence:
- the MCRIP2 gene encoding MAPK regulated corepressor interacting protein 2 isoform X2: protein MMYTITRGPSKLATQRRTGPTQQVESKAADLKGRQPPHSAWPLASPTPKLVFNRVNGKRPLVTTQLTAATEESYTLAHEENVRFVYETWQQVEQQLDGSRPGESGRGPVQYAEKTPNPVLTISFSLSDFVPIDLEEWWAQQFLAKIENGS, encoded by the exons ATGATGTACACGATTACCAGGGGACCTAGCAAGCTAGCCACCCAGAGAAGGACAG GTCCCACGCAGCAGGTGGAGAGCAAGGCGGCGGATCTGAAAGGCCGGCAGCCGCCGCACAGCGCCTGGCCTCTGGCAAG CCCAACTCCCAAACTCGTGTTCAACAGAGTGAATGGCAAGAGGCCCCTGGTGACGACACAGCTCACGGCAGCCACGGAGGAGAGCTACACGCTGGCCCACGAGGAGAACGTCCGCTTTGTCTATGAAA CCTGGCAGCAGGTAGAACAGCAGCTGGACGGCAGCCGGCCAGGGGAGAGCGGGCGTGGCCCAGTGCAGTACGCAGAGAAAACTCCTAACCCCGTGTTGACAA tctctttctctctttcagatTTTGTGCCGATTGACCTGGAGGAGTGGTGGGCGCAGCAGTTTCTAGCCAAAATTGAAAACGGCtcgtaa
- the MCRIP2 gene encoding MAPK regulated corepressor interacting protein 2 isoform X1: MMYTITRGPSKLATQRRTGPTQQVESKAADLKGRQPPHSAWPLASSPTPKLVFNRVNGKRPLVTTQLTAATEESYTLAHEENVRFVYETWQQVEQQLDGSRPGESGRGPVQYAEKTPNPVLTISFSLSDFVPIDLEEWWAQQFLAKIENGS, encoded by the exons ATGATGTACACGATTACCAGGGGACCTAGCAAGCTAGCCACCCAGAGAAGGACAG GTCCCACGCAGCAGGTGGAGAGCAAGGCGGCGGATCTGAAAGGCCGGCAGCCGCCGCACAGCGCCTGGCCTCTGGCAAG TAGCCCAACTCCCAAACTCGTGTTCAACAGAGTGAATGGCAAGAGGCCCCTGGTGACGACACAGCTCACGGCAGCCACGGAGGAGAGCTACACGCTGGCCCACGAGGAGAACGTCCGCTTTGTCTATGAAA CCTGGCAGCAGGTAGAACAGCAGCTGGACGGCAGCCGGCCAGGGGAGAGCGGGCGTGGCCCAGTGCAGTACGCAGAGAAAACTCCTAACCCCGTGTTGACAA tctctttctctctttcagatTTTGTGCCGATTGACCTGGAGGAGTGGTGGGCGCAGCAGTTTCTAGCCAAAATTGAAAACGGCtcgtaa
- the MCRIP2 gene encoding MAPK regulated corepressor interacting protein 2 isoform X3, which yields MMYTITRGPSKLATQRRTGPTQQVESKAADLKGRQPPHSAWPLASSPTPKLVFNRVNGKRPLVTTQLTAATEESYTLAHEENVRFVYETWQQVEQQLDGSRPGESGRGPVQYAEKTPNPVLTNFVPIDLEEWWAQQFLAKIENGS from the exons ATGATGTACACGATTACCAGGGGACCTAGCAAGCTAGCCACCCAGAGAAGGACAG GTCCCACGCAGCAGGTGGAGAGCAAGGCGGCGGATCTGAAAGGCCGGCAGCCGCCGCACAGCGCCTGGCCTCTGGCAAG TAGCCCAACTCCCAAACTCGTGTTCAACAGAGTGAATGGCAAGAGGCCCCTGGTGACGACACAGCTCACGGCAGCCACGGAGGAGAGCTACACGCTGGCCCACGAGGAGAACGTCCGCTTTGTCTATGAAA CCTGGCAGCAGGTAGAACAGCAGCTGGACGGCAGCCGGCCAGGGGAGAGCGGGCGTGGCCCAGTGCAGTACGCAGAGAAAACTCCTAACCCCGTGTTGACAA atTTTGTGCCGATTGACCTGGAGGAGTGGTGGGCGCAGCAGTTTCTAGCCAAAATTGAAAACGGCtcgtaa